Proteins encoded together in one Pseudomonas sp. TCU-HL1 window:
- a CDS encoding DUF3426 domain-containing protein — MTDSFVTQCPHCQTSFRVSRAQLAVAHGAVRCGACLHVFNAAQQLLAAKGQGRAATTSVESPGIPAATTAPKPAAPQAPATPVPSVATVLKQPAAPLAAPPATASTGDTRWIHDDLDLDSLDLDEELAKLEQEEKRLSRDLLGPEAPVRAQSQPVPRQDEGWAEALLEAEERKPAPAPEPEPEPDLELRAEPIAEPANRAPMEPPRPTPAPRTEPSLSMDLVEDEPGPDFSLGAARDDEPEDLRDDIDDDLDEPQAAEPARTQPQRAEPGLRDEGLLDLNDEPLQLDWQESRRPWGRWIGWTLLNLFAAGALAIQYIGYHFDELARQDQYRPWFQQICPEIGCQLPSKVDIELIKSSNLVVRSHPEFSGALVVDAILYNRAAFAQPFPLLELRFADINGQLLASRRFKPGEYLSGELAGQAEMPPQTPIHVSLDILDPGTKAVNYSLSFHSPE, encoded by the coding sequence ATGACCGACAGCTTCGTCACCCAGTGCCCGCATTGCCAGACCAGTTTCCGCGTCAGCCGCGCCCAGCTGGCCGTGGCCCATGGCGCCGTGCGCTGCGGAGCCTGTCTGCATGTGTTCAATGCCGCGCAGCAGCTACTGGCCGCCAAAGGCCAGGGCCGGGCAGCGACAACGTCAGTCGAGAGCCCCGGAATCCCGGCGGCGACCACCGCCCCCAAGCCGGCCGCCCCCCAAGCACCGGCCACGCCGGTACCCAGCGTTGCCACCGTGCTGAAGCAGCCGGCTGCGCCGCTGGCCGCCCCACCCGCCACGGCTTCCACCGGCGACACCCGGTGGATCCACGACGATCTGGACCTCGACAGCCTCGACCTTGACGAAGAGCTGGCCAAGCTGGAACAGGAAGAAAAGCGCCTGTCCCGCGACCTGCTGGGCCCCGAAGCCCCGGTGCGCGCCCAGTCGCAGCCCGTGCCACGCCAGGACGAAGGCTGGGCCGAAGCGCTGCTGGAAGCAGAAGAACGCAAACCCGCCCCGGCCCCCGAACCCGAGCCGGAACCCGACCTCGAACTGCGCGCCGAGCCCATCGCCGAGCCCGCCAACCGCGCTCCCATGGAGCCGCCCAGGCCCACTCCAGCGCCACGCACCGAACCCAGCCTGTCCATGGACCTGGTGGAAGACGAGCCCGGCCCGGACTTCAGCCTCGGGGCCGCGCGCGACGACGAGCCGGAGGACCTGCGCGACGATATCGACGACGATCTAGACGAGCCGCAAGCCGCCGAGCCCGCGCGCACTCAGCCCCAGCGCGCCGAGCCGGGCCTGCGCGATGAAGGCCTGCTCGATCTCAATGACGAGCCGCTGCAACTGGACTGGCAGGAATCCCGGCGCCCCTGGGGCCGCTGGATCGGCTGGACCCTGCTGAACCTGTTCGCCGCCGGCGCCCTGGCCATCCAATACATCGGGTACCACTTTGACGAATTGGCACGGCAGGACCAGTACCGCCCGTGGTTCCAGCAGATCTGCCCGGAAATCGGCTGCCAGCTGCCCTCCAAGGTGGACATCGAGCTGATCAAGAGCAGCAACCTCGTGGTGCGCAGCCACCCCGAGTTCTCCGGTGCCCTGGTGGTCGACGCGATCCTTTACAACCGCGCGGCCTTCGCCCAGCCCTTCCCGCTGCTGGAACTGCGCTTCGCCGACATCAATGGCCAACTGCTGGCCAGTCGCCGCTTCAAGCCGGGTGAGTACCTGTCCGGTGAATTGGCCGGACAGGCGGAAATGCCTCCGCAAACCCCCATCCACGTCAGCCTGGACATCCTCGACCCAGGCACCAAGGCCGTGAACTACAGCCTCAGCTTCCACTCCCCCGAATAA
- the prmA gene encoding 50S ribosomal protein L11 methyltransferase: MPWLQVRLAITPEQAETYEDALLEVGAVSVTFMDAEDQPIFEPDLGTTPLWSHTHLLALFEADTDEASLVAHLELLTGGQLPEHQIERIEDQDWERSWMDNFQPMRFGRRLWIVPSWHAAPEPNAVNLLLDPGLAFGTGTHPTTALCLEWLDGQALDGCEVLDFGCGSGILAIAALLLGARQAVGTDIDMQALEASRDNASRNGIDPARFPVYLPADLPAKPAEVVVANILAGPLVSLAPQITSLVAPGGRLALSGILAEQADEVRAAYADAFDLDPTAVKDGWVRISGVRR; encoded by the coding sequence ATGCCCTGGTTACAAGTCCGTCTCGCCATCACCCCGGAACAGGCGGAAACCTACGAAGACGCCCTTCTGGAAGTGGGCGCCGTGTCCGTAACCTTCATGGACGCCGAAGACCAGCCTATCTTCGAGCCGGACCTGGGCACGACGCCGCTCTGGTCCCACACCCACCTGCTCGCCCTGTTCGAAGCCGATACCGACGAAGCCAGCCTGGTGGCGCACCTGGAACTGCTGACCGGCGGCCAACTGCCGGAACACCAGATCGAGCGCATCGAGGACCAGGACTGGGAACGCAGCTGGATGGACAACTTCCAGCCCATGCGCTTCGGCCGCCGCCTGTGGATCGTGCCGAGCTGGCATGCCGCCCCCGAGCCGAATGCGGTGAACCTGCTGCTGGACCCGGGCCTGGCCTTCGGCACGGGCACCCACCCGACTACTGCCCTCTGCCTGGAATGGCTGGACGGACAGGCCCTCGACGGCTGCGAAGTCCTCGATTTCGGCTGCGGTTCGGGCATTCTCGCCATTGCCGCGCTGCTGCTCGGCGCGCGCCAGGCGGTGGGCACCGATATCGACATGCAAGCCCTGGAAGCCTCCCGTGACAACGCCTCGCGCAATGGCATCGATCCGGCGCGCTTCCCGGTCTATCTACCTGCCGACCTGCCGGCCAAACCCGCCGAAGTGGTGGTGGCCAACATCCTGGCGGGCCCGCTGGTGTCCCTGGCACCGCAAATCACTAGCCTTGTCGCCCCTGGTGGACGCCTGGCCCTGTCCGGCATCCTCGCCGAGCAGGCCGATGAAGTGCGCGCCGCCTATGCCGACGCCTTCGACCTCGACCCCACGGCGGTGAAAGACGGCTGGGTACGCATCAGTGGCGTGCGCCGCTGA
- the dusB gene encoding tRNA dihydrouridine synthase DusB, with product MSAVSIGPYALPNQVILAPMAGVTDRPFRLLCRRLGAGMVVSEMVTSDVRLWNSRKSRLRLLHEGDPEPRSVQIAGGDPDMLAEAARANVELGAQIIDINMGCPAKKVCNKAAGSALMKDEALVADILNAVVKAVDVPVTLKIRTGWDRSNRNGITVAKIAEQAGIQALAVHGRTRADLYTGEAEYDTIAAIKQAVSIPVFANGDIDSPQKARQVLDATGADALLIGRAAQGRPWIFREIAHYLATGELLPAPGLIEVERILLEHLAALHAFYGDEMGVRIARKHVGWYLATLPGAREFRAKFNRLESTDAQCANVREFFAERHNEGDKAA from the coding sequence ATGTCGGCGGTTAGCATTGGCCCTTATGCCTTGCCCAATCAGGTGATACTCGCCCCCATGGCGGGTGTGACCGACCGGCCGTTCCGGCTGCTTTGCCGCCGCCTTGGCGCCGGCATGGTGGTGTCGGAGATGGTGACCAGCGATGTGCGCCTGTGGAACAGCCGCAAATCGCGGCTGCGCCTGCTCCACGAGGGGGACCCGGAGCCCCGCTCCGTCCAGATAGCCGGTGGTGATCCGGACATGCTGGCGGAAGCGGCCAGGGCCAATGTTGAACTCGGTGCGCAGATCATCGACATCAACATGGGCTGCCCGGCGAAGAAGGTCTGCAACAAGGCCGCCGGCTCGGCGCTGATGAAGGATGAGGCCCTGGTGGCCGACATCCTCAACGCCGTGGTCAAGGCCGTCGATGTGCCCGTCACCCTGAAGATCCGGACCGGCTGGGACCGATCGAACAGGAACGGCATTACCGTGGCGAAAATCGCCGAACAGGCGGGCATCCAGGCCCTGGCTGTCCACGGACGGACCCGCGCCGACCTGTACACCGGCGAAGCCGAGTACGACACCATCGCTGCGATCAAGCAGGCGGTGTCCATTCCGGTCTTCGCCAATGGCGATATCGACTCGCCGCAGAAAGCCAGACAGGTCCTCGACGCCACCGGCGCCGATGCCCTGCTGATCGGTCGAGCGGCTCAGGGGCGACCCTGGATCTTCCGCGAGATCGCGCATTACCTGGCGACCGGTGAACTTCTGCCGGCACCAGGCTTGATCGAGGTGGAACGGATACTGCTGGAGCACCTTGCCGCACTGCACGCCTTCTATGGCGACGAGATGGGCGTTCGCATCGCCCGCAAGCATGTCGGCTGGTATCTGGCAACCCTGCCCGGCGCCAGGGAGTTTCGCGCCAAGTTCAATCGTTTGGAGTCCACGGACGCGCAGTGCGCCAACGTTCGGGAGTTCTTCGCCGAGCGTCACAACGAAGGGGATAAGGCCGCATGA